A genomic window from Peromyscus maniculatus bairdii isolate BWxNUB_F1_BW_parent chromosome 1, HU_Pman_BW_mat_3.1, whole genome shotgun sequence includes:
- the LOC143272199 gene encoding olfactory receptor 51A4-like, protein MSILNISITEISTFYLVGFPGMESAHIWISIPICLLYTVAILGNCTILFFIKSEPSLHEPMYYFLSMLALSDLGLSISSLPTMLKVFLFNSPEISPNACFVQEFFIHEFSALESSVLLIMSFDRFIAICNPLRYTSILTSARVLQIGLAFALKNVFLILPFPTTLKHLRYCKKNLLSHSYCLHQDVMKLACSDNKFNVIYGLFVALTGILDIAFIFLSYALILRAVLGIASQRERLKVLSTCVSHICAVLIFYVPVISLAVIYRFASHSSPISKILMADIFLLVPPVMNPIIYCVKSQQIRNVILAGQKLCQKQS, encoded by the exons ATGTCCATTCTCAACATCTCCATTACTGAAATTTCTACTTTCTATTTGGTTGGATTTCCAGGGATGGAATCTGCCCACATTTGGATCTCCATCCCCATATGTCTCCTGTACACTGTTGCCATCCTGGGCAACTGCACTATCCTCTTTTTTATAAaatcagagccttctctgcatgAGCCCATGTATTATTTCCTCTCCATGTTGGCTCTCTCTGACCTAGGactatccatttcttctctccctaCCATGCTCAAGGTTTTCTTGTTCAATTCTCCAGAAATTTCTCCTAATGCATGTTTTGTCCAGGAGTTTTTCATTCATGAATTCTCAGCTCTGGAGTCATCTGTACTTCTCATTATGTCCTTTGATCGCTTTATTGCCATCTGTAACCCTCTAAgatacacctccatccttaccaGTGCCAGGGTCCTTCAAATTGGGCTTGCTTTTGCTCTCAAGAATGTGTTCTTGATCCTACCTTTCCCTACAACTCTGAAACATCTAAGATACTGCAAGAAGAATCTATTGTCACATTCCTACTGTCTCCACCAGGATGTCATGAAGCTGGCCTGCTCAGACAACAAGTTCAATGTCATCTATGGTTTATTTGTGGCTCTCACAGGCATCCTGGACATAGCGTTTATTTTCTTGTCCTATGCACTGATCCTGAGAGCAGTGTTGGGCATTGCATCCCAAAGGGAAAGGCTCAAGGTCCTCAGTACCTGTGTCTCCCACATCTGTGCTGTGCTCATCTTCTATGTTCCTGTTATCTCCCTAGCTGTTATCTACCGCTTTGCCAGCCATAGTTCTCCTATATCTAAGATCCTCATGGCTGACATTTTTCTGCTTGTGCCTCCAGTGATGAATCCCATTATATACTGTGTGAAGAGTCAACAGATAAGAAATGTGAtacttgccgggc AGAAactgtgtcaaaaacaaagcTGA